The following coding sequences lie in one Ostrea edulis chromosome 8, xbOstEdul1.1, whole genome shotgun sequence genomic window:
- the LOC125673895 gene encoding uncharacterized protein LOC125673895 isoform X1 — MGDRIALSSTVKIKYKHTSKVVPIIVNRLYSFSKHCTWNEVLNDLTADGDHNIDKLDEVTVTVSDKLANGVTFEPDFEEQIQVVHNFDKKLKYVQFDVIRDLEPNNNVPKGQNPPTCPTAFDVLMRKSSTLTKLPQKIDEASPRFTGL, encoded by the exons ATGGGTGACAGAATAGCGTTATCGTCTACTGTAAAGataaaatacaaacacacatctAAAGTTGTGCCCATAATAGTCAACAGACTCTACAGTTTCTCCAAACACTGTACATGGAATGAGGTTTTGAATGATTTGACAGCGGACGGCGACCATAACATAGACAAGTTGGACGAAGTAACTGTCACCGTGTCGGACAAACTTGCCAACGGTGTAACTTTTGAGCCAGATTTTGAAGAACAGATACAAGTGGTTCACAACTttgataaaaaattgaaatatgtacaATTTGACGTGATAAGAGACTTAGAACCAAATAACAATGTACCAAAAGGTCAAAATCCTCCTACATGTCCTACAGCTTTCGATGTTTTGATGAGAAAGTCCAGCACACTGACAAAGCTCCCTCAAAAGATTGATGAAGCCTCTCCCAGATTTACAG GGTTGTGA
- the LOC125673895 gene encoding uncharacterized protein LOC125673895 isoform X2 — MKPLPDLQGCENRMLVAQNVRSTIKCTECDKPRCIYSKLKLNPRDLRALKHTTDKYDYTCGAILAPEGDVLHGKVFTRLQLACTSHIGFAYYSSDVGRKDICAYCVATEIQKDKDLCKNFKVVLPVCDLCRSKKLEVPKRNPIKK; from the exons ATGAAGCCTCTCCCAGATTTACAG GGTTGTGAAAACAGAATGCTTGTTGCCCAGAATGTGAGATCTACAATAAAATGCACTGAATGTGACAAACCTAGATGCATTTATTCTAAGCTGAAGTTGAACCCTCGAGATTTAAGAGCCTTGAAGCACACAACAGATAAATATGACTACACTTGCGGGGCAATTTTAGCACCAGAAG GGGATGTTCTACATGGAAAAGTTTTCACAAGACTCCAGCTTGCATGTACCAGTCACATTGGATTTGCATACTACAGCTCGGATGTTGGCCGCAAAGACATATGTGCATATTGTGTTGCAACAGAGATCCAAAAGGACAAGGACTTGTGCAAAAACTTTAAAGTTGTGCTGCCAGTTTGTGACTTGTGTCGTTCCAAAAAATTGGAAGTCCCAAAGAGAAATCCAATTAAGAAATAG